From one Bacteroides intestinalis DSM 17393 genomic stretch:
- a CDS encoding ThuA domain-containing protein, translating to MRSIKFYLILLFAICTFAVNAQTPQGYPANYANGPRFKALVYYTQHAEEAHYQFSLQAVEFFKKLNYGDGFVLDITMDLSQYSYEQLKEYSVVVMLDGYPNTKAERDAFEKYMENGGGWVGFHVAAYNDKHTNWPWFVDFLGGGVFYCNNWPPQPVLVEVDNEEHPVTRNLPISFVAPSSEWYQWNPSPRTNKNVEVLLSISPKNYPLGIKDVVNFGDFPIVWTNTKYRMIYLNMGHGDEEFIDATQNLLFVNAFRWVVSTDKKGDPFKK from the coding sequence ATGAGAAGTATAAAATTCTATCTTATTCTATTGTTTGCTATCTGTACATTTGCGGTAAATGCTCAGACTCCCCAAGGGTATCCGGCTAATTATGCCAATGGTCCCCGCTTCAAGGCACTGGTTTACTATACTCAACATGCAGAAGAGGCACACTATCAATTCTCCTTGCAGGCAGTAGAGTTCTTCAAAAAACTGAATTACGGTGACGGTTTTGTACTGGATATTACCATGGATCTGTCTCAATATAGTTACGAACAGCTGAAAGAATATAGCGTAGTGGTTATGCTCGATGGCTATCCCAATACAAAAGCCGAACGCGATGCTTTTGAAAAATACATGGAAAACGGAGGCGGCTGGGTAGGCTTCCATGTAGCCGCCTATAACGACAAGCACACAAATTGGCCTTGGTTTGTAGATTTTCTGGGTGGCGGGGTTTTCTATTGCAATAACTGGCCCCCTCAACCTGTACTGGTTGAAGTTGACAATGAAGAACACCCCGTCACCAGAAATTTACCCATTTCTTTTGTGGCTCCGTCAAGTGAGTGGTATCAATGGAATCCCAGTCCGAGAACCAATAAAAACGTAGAAGTACTTCTTTCCATTTCCCCTAAAAACTATCCATTGGGCATAAAGGACGTGGTTAATTTCGGTGATTTCCCCATCGTATGGACCAACACCAAGTACAGAATGATCTATCTGAACATGGGTCATGGCGACGAAGAATTCATTGATGCCACACAAAACCTTTTGTTTGTAAACGCCTTCCGTTGGGTAGTCAGCACTGATAAGAAGGGAGACCCGTTCAAGAAATAA
- a CDS encoding DUF5009 domain-containing protein: MKSSTLQRVAAVDVFRALTMFFMLFVNDIPGLKNVPHWLMHAEMNEDMMGFSDTIFPAFLFCMGMSIPFAIQNRVKKGDTALQIISHISERTVALIAMGLFMLNCSDVGSISYQWFSILMVIVFFLIWNVYPHTEGPGKYVFKGMKILGIILLAFLVIYKDVHGSPFQQGWWGILGLIGWTYAVCAVIYLFTRESLCKNTIVWIVIILLAVVSHSDLIPWGYGSRIVLLSFIPSDWTLHAFGMSGIITSLIMLKYADRKHPDKFLYILFGLGIVMFVLGLFSHPHWIISKIQATPTWLFYCLAMFFPLFGIFYWLTDVKGKASWFNIIKPAGTATLTCYVIPYLWYSIQQLLEWYYPHALYSGIPGLLKSLVYSLIIVIIAGLLAKVKIKLKI, from the coding sequence ATGAAAAGCTCAACATTACAACGGGTAGCGGCTGTGGATGTATTCCGCGCCCTTACCATGTTCTTCATGCTTTTTGTCAATGACATTCCCGGTTTGAAGAATGTCCCGCACTGGCTGATGCATGCCGAAATGAACGAAGATATGATGGGATTCTCTGATACGATATTTCCCGCATTCCTGTTCTGTATGGGGATGTCTATACCTTTTGCCATTCAAAATAGAGTTAAAAAAGGAGATACAGCTTTACAAATCATCTCTCATATATCTGAACGTACAGTTGCCCTGATAGCAATGGGCTTATTTATGCTCAATTGCAGCGATGTAGGCAGTATATCTTATCAATGGTTCTCCATACTGATGGTCATTGTTTTTTTCCTGATATGGAATGTATACCCTCACACCGAAGGTCCTGGGAAATATGTGTTCAAAGGGATGAAAATCCTTGGCATTATTCTATTAGCATTCCTCGTTATATATAAAGATGTACATGGCTCTCCATTTCAACAAGGTTGGTGGGGCATCTTAGGACTGATCGGCTGGACCTATGCCGTATGTGCTGTCATTTATCTGTTTACCCGGGAGAGTCTTTGCAAAAATACAATTGTCTGGATAGTCATCATACTACTTGCTGTTGTAAGTCACTCCGATTTAATTCCCTGGGGATACGGCAGCCGGATTGTGTTACTCTCTTTTATTCCCAGCGATTGGACATTGCATGCATTCGGTATGTCCGGCATCATCACTTCCCTGATTATGTTGAAGTATGCCGACCGGAAGCATCCGGATAAATTCTTGTATATCCTTTTTGGCCTCGGCATAGTGATGTTCGTATTAGGATTATTCTCTCATCCCCATTGGATTATCTCTAAAATACAGGCCACTCCTACCTGGTTGTTCTATTGCCTAGCTATGTTCTTCCCACTATTTGGAATATTCTACTGGTTGACGGATGTGAAAGGAAAAGCTTCCTGGTTCAATATCATCAAACCTGCGGGAACGGCCACACTCACCTGTTATGTAATACCTTATCTGTGGTATTCCATACAGCAATTACTGGAATGGTACTATCCACATGCGCTATACAGCGGTATCCCCGGACTACTAAAATCACTCGTATACTCTCTCATCATTGTTATAATTGCCGGACTACTGGCTAAGGTTAAAATAAAACTGAAAATATAA
- a CDS encoding glycoside hydrolase family 9 protein → MRKKSFILFLLLISHVSLFSQNSLTGDALLEKQIYETGFIHAPLPLDTSRSFEENALKKEVLSSQPFTETDSTNGWTHSGTGSMAFSNEKSVSGKGSIRLTFPTDTGKRAVGSPSDPDYATYGNSGITYHVNGQNWEKYNRIVFSIYPDCDGARVVNMNLTFTNVNSTTKEGYNHPSGSHLINLVNKTWNHCFLDIDEYQRDKVMSIRFDTALKGKDRTTGDSAIYYIDNIQLQQIKAPGKVSGWTPTEDAIIYSTTGYTTNSQKTALVHSLLCNQQTVFQLINSATKEVTYEGALQRKQTTIGEFGVIDFTAFNQPGDYQLKVGKILTPTFRIDEKLWDNSLWRVLNFLFCQRCGHPVPGKHAACHTDLFSKHDGKSISYSGGWHDAGDLSQQTLQTGDVTFALLEAYNRFKTQNTPLAARLLEEAEWGIEFILKNRYGDGYRASSMGLLIWQDGILNTKDDIHSVRVQNMAFDNFLYAGYEAYAAMTIDRDPMLQEHLRKIAEEDFSFAIEKFRKDGFDSFKQMYEHSYNTSESQYMATISWSASMLYKLTGKSCYAETAAEAIRYVLDCQRTEPLKDKDKTRGFFYRNPSRKSIVHYIHQSREQVYMQAMTLLCETQQQHPDYQKWANSIQLYGNYLKSLMKYTQPYGMIPSGVYHAEEYKDSTSFYALHLFPPSNAQDLYTEQVKRGVKLDKEHYLKRFPVWFSIFNGNTAIHLSTGKSAAICGNFLKDEELLGIGREQLYWTVGKNPFGQSLIYGEGYNYPQMNSFSSGEMTGEMPVGIRTLGNGDIPYWPQTNNACYKEVWVTSAGKWLSLIAEYE, encoded by the coding sequence ATGAGAAAGAAATCATTCATATTATTCCTGTTACTCATAAGTCATGTTTCCCTATTCAGTCAAAATTCTCTGACTGGAGACGCCTTACTGGAAAAGCAAATTTATGAAACCGGATTCATTCATGCCCCGCTACCTTTGGACACCTCCCGTTCTTTCGAAGAAAATGCGTTGAAAAAAGAGGTATTATCCAGTCAACCGTTTACAGAAACAGACAGTACAAACGGATGGACCCATTCCGGAACTGGCAGTATGGCTTTCTCTAATGAGAAATCCGTATCCGGCAAAGGTAGTATTCGTCTGACTTTTCCAACCGATACAGGAAAAAGAGCAGTCGGTTCTCCTTCCGACCCGGACTATGCAACTTATGGAAATAGCGGTATCACCTATCATGTCAATGGGCAAAATTGGGAGAAATATAACAGAATCGTTTTTTCCATCTATCCGGATTGTGACGGCGCACGTGTAGTCAACATGAATCTGACCTTCACAAACGTTAATTCCACAACCAAGGAAGGATACAATCATCCCAGTGGCTCCCACCTCATCAATCTGGTCAATAAAACATGGAATCACTGTTTTCTTGATATAGACGAATATCAACGGGATAAAGTAATGTCTATTCGTTTCGACACAGCTCTAAAAGGGAAAGACCGGACCACAGGTGATTCTGCCATTTATTACATTGACAATATCCAATTACAGCAAATCAAAGCCCCCGGAAAAGTAAGCGGATGGACTCCAACAGAAGATGCCATCATCTATTCTACAACGGGTTATACAACCAACAGCCAGAAAACCGCTCTCGTTCATAGTTTATTATGTAATCAGCAGACCGTATTCCAACTGATAAACTCTGCTACTAAAGAGGTGACATATGAGGGGGCATTGCAACGAAAACAAACCACCATCGGAGAATTCGGAGTTATTGACTTCACTGCCTTCAATCAACCGGGAGATTACCAACTGAAAGTAGGTAAAATCCTGACTCCAACATTCCGGATAGACGAAAAGCTATGGGATAATTCTCTTTGGAGAGTATTAAATTTCTTATTCTGCCAACGCTGCGGGCATCCCGTTCCCGGTAAACACGCGGCTTGCCACACGGATTTATTTTCCAAACATGATGGGAAAAGTATTTCTTATTCAGGGGGATGGCATGATGCAGGCGACTTATCACAACAGACGTTACAAACCGGAGACGTGACCTTTGCCCTGCTGGAAGCATACAATCGGTTCAAAACCCAAAATACTCCATTGGCTGCCCGCTTACTGGAAGAAGCGGAATGGGGAATTGAATTTATTCTGAAAAATCGCTATGGGGACGGATATCGTGCCAGCAGCATGGGATTGCTCATCTGGCAGGATGGTATACTGAATACAAAGGATGACATCCATTCTGTACGTGTTCAGAATATGGCATTCGACAACTTCCTGTATGCAGGATACGAAGCATATGCCGCAATGACCATAGACCGGGACCCGATGTTGCAAGAACATTTGCGGAAAATAGCGGAAGAAGACTTTTCTTTTGCCATAGAAAAATTCCGGAAAGATGGTTTCGACTCATTCAAGCAGATGTATGAACATAGTTACAATACCTCCGAGAGCCAATATATGGCAACTATATCCTGGTCTGCCAGCATGCTCTACAAACTGACTGGAAAATCTTGTTATGCAGAGACAGCCGCAGAAGCCATCCGGTATGTGCTCGACTGTCAGCGTACGGAACCTTTAAAAGATAAAGATAAGACCCGTGGTTTTTTCTATCGGAATCCATCACGGAAATCCATTGTGCACTATATCCATCAATCGCGTGAACAGGTTTACATGCAAGCCATGACGTTACTTTGTGAAACACAACAACAGCATCCTGATTATCAGAAATGGGCAAATTCCATACAACTCTACGGTAATTATCTGAAAAGTTTAATGAAATATACCCAGCCTTACGGAATGATCCCGAGTGGAGTATACCATGCAGAAGAGTATAAAGATTCTACGAGCTTTTACGCCCTTCACCTCTTTCCACCATCCAATGCACAAGATCTGTACACAGAGCAAGTGAAACGGGGAGTCAAGCTCGACAAGGAGCATTACCTGAAACGTTTCCCGGTATGGTTCAGCATTTTCAACGGCAATACAGCTATACACCTCTCTACCGGAAAGTCCGCTGCCATTTGCGGCAATTTCCTTAAAGATGAAGAATTGCTCGGTATCGGTCGGGAACAGCTCTACTGGACAGTCGGGAAGAATCCATTCGGTCAATCCCTGATATATGGCGAAGGATACAACTATCCGCAGATGAACAGTTTCTCCTCCGGAGAGATGACCGGCGAAATGCCTGTCGGCATCCGTACATTGGGCAATGGTGATATTCCTTACTGGCCGCAGACCAACAACGCATGTTATAAAGAGGTATGGGTCACATCGGCAGGAAAATGGCTATCACTGATTGCTGAATACGAATAA
- a CDS encoding prolyl oligopeptidase family serine peptidase yields the protein MKKVTLFATGIIMMSCAQQQKLTYPETAKVDTVDVYFGTEVPDPYRWLENDTSAATAAWVEAQNKVTNGYLSKIPFRDALLKRLTDVANYEKIGTPFKKHGKYYFYKNDGLQNQSVLYVQDSLDGEPRVFLDPNKLSDDGTVALSGISFSNNGKYTAYTISRSGSDWREIYVMDTETGKLLDDHIEWAKFTGAAWQGDGFYYSAYDAPVKGKEFSNVNENHKIYYHKMGTPQSQDQLVYQNPAHPKRFYTASVNEDETVLFLYESGDGRGNALYMKDLRKPNAPFVTMATDMDYNYAPMEVIGDKIYMFTNYDAPKYRLMIADINKPALKDWTELVPESENVLSNAGVIGGKLFLTYDKDAANHAYVYGMDGKEILEIELPSLGSVGFTGDKDDKECFFGFTSFTIPGATYKYDMDANTYELFRAPKVDFNSDEFVTEQVFYPSKDGTKIPMFLTYKKDLKKDGKNPVFLYGYGGFNISLNPGFSTSRIPFLENGGIYAQVNLRGGGEYGEDWHIAGTKMQKQNVFDDFISAAEYLIDNKYTNKDKIAIVGGSNGGLLVGACMTQRPDLFRVAIPQVGVMDMLRYHKFTIGWNWASDYGTSADSKEMFEYLKGYSPLHNLKPGTKYPATMVTTADHDDRVVPAHSFKFAATLQECNDGTNPTLIRIDSKAGHGAGKPMSKVLEEQADIYGFIMYNLGMNPKF from the coding sequence ATGAAAAAAGTAACTTTATTCGCAACCGGTATCATCATGATGTCATGTGCACAACAACAGAAGCTTACGTATCCTGAAACCGCGAAGGTGGATACTGTAGATGTCTATTTTGGAACAGAAGTACCCGACCCGTATCGTTGGTTGGAGAATGACACTTCCGCTGCAACTGCTGCATGGGTGGAAGCTCAGAACAAAGTAACAAACGGCTATTTGTCTAAGATACCTTTCCGTGATGCTCTGCTGAAGCGACTGACGGATGTGGCTAATTATGAAAAGATTGGTACACCATTCAAGAAACACGGCAAGTATTACTTCTATAAGAATGACGGTTTGCAGAACCAGAGCGTACTGTATGTACAGGATAGCTTGGACGGTGAACCACGTGTATTCCTCGATCCTAACAAACTCTCGGACGATGGTACAGTAGCCTTATCGGGTATCTCTTTCTCGAATAATGGAAAATATACAGCATATACCATATCACGCAGCGGATCGGATTGGCGTGAAATCTATGTGATGGATACGGAAACCGGTAAACTGCTGGATGATCACATCGAATGGGCGAAGTTTACAGGGGCTGCCTGGCAAGGAGACGGGTTCTATTACAGCGCTTATGACGCCCCGGTGAAAGGAAAGGAATTTTCTAACGTAAACGAGAATCATAAGATTTATTATCATAAGATGGGTACGCCGCAGTCGCAGGATCAGCTGGTTTATCAGAATCCGGCACATCCCAAGCGTTTTTATACTGCCAGTGTAAATGAGGATGAGACTGTCCTGTTCCTGTATGAGAGCGGTGACGGGCGCGGAAATGCTTTGTATATGAAAGATCTGCGTAAACCGAATGCTCCGTTTGTGACAATGGCTACGGATATGGATTATAACTATGCTCCGATGGAAGTGATAGGAGATAAGATTTATATGTTTACGAACTACGATGCACCTAAGTACCGTCTTATGATAGCAGATATCAATAAGCCTGCCCTGAAAGATTGGACCGAACTGGTTCCGGAGAGTGAGAATGTACTTTCGAATGCTGGAGTGATAGGTGGAAAACTGTTCCTGACCTATGATAAGGATGCAGCCAACCATGCTTATGTATATGGGATGGATGGTAAGGAAATACTGGAAATAGAATTGCCTTCACTTGGCTCTGTAGGTTTCACGGGAGATAAGGATGATAAAGAATGTTTCTTCGGATTTACTTCATTTACTATTCCCGGTGCTACTTATAAATATGATATGGATGCGAATACCTACGAGCTTTTCCGTGCTCCGAAGGTCGATTTCAATTCTGACGAGTTTGTGACGGAACAAGTGTTTTATCCCAGCAAAGACGGAACAAAGATACCGATGTTCCTGACTTATAAGAAAGATCTTAAGAAGGACGGCAAGAATCCCGTATTCCTTTATGGTTACGGTGGCTTCAATATCAGCCTTAATCCGGGGTTCTCTACATCACGTATTCCGTTCCTGGAAAATGGAGGTATCTATGCACAGGTTAACCTGCGTGGGGGTGGCGAGTATGGTGAAGACTGGCACATAGCAGGTACCAAGATGCAGAAGCAAAATGTATTTGATGATTTTATTTCGGCTGCCGAATATCTTATCGATAATAAATATACTAATAAAGATAAGATTGCCATAGTAGGCGGTTCCAATGGTGGTTTGCTGGTAGGAGCCTGTATGACACAACGTCCCGACCTGTTCCGTGTAGCTATTCCGCAGGTAGGAGTAATGGATATGTTGCGTTATCATAAGTTCACTATCGGCTGGAACTGGGCAAGCGATTACGGCACAAGTGCAGATAGTAAGGAAATGTTCGAGTACCTGAAAGGATACTCTCCACTGCACAATCTGAAACCCGGTACCAAGTATCCTGCAACGATGGTAACTACAGCCGATCATGATGACCGTGTGGTTCCTGCCCACTCATTCAAATTTGCAGCTACCCTGCAAGAATGTAATGACGGAACGAATCCTACGCTTATCCGTATCGATAGCAAAGCAGGACATGGTGCAGGTAAGCCCATGAGTAAGGTGCTTGAGGAACAGGCGGACATTTACGGCTTTATCATGTACAATCTGGGAATGAACCCTAAGTTTTAA